A single window of Aspergillus oryzae RIB40 DNA, chromosome 8 DNA harbors:
- a CDS encoding uncharacterized protein (predicted protein) — translation MTATGRYGSDPNNHPDQKELSNIMRNLKSSSDGTAAFVMGTDGVLRTLTIDYDVIDAIGLPPRLIKAFLDRDVFNQNIEDMFRGADGTKVTQEQWWRPDPSLLPPPLTAEQKAWIKKTNEENKEIIQENIRKMESGELKPCGVVIRRTCFNCMLTTALSGVLHMNRFRF, via the exons ATGACTGCCACCGGTCGCTATGGTTCCGACCCTAATAATCACCCTGACCAGAAAGAATTGTCCAACATCATGCGCAACCTAAAGTCCAGCTCTGACGGCACCGCCGCCTTTGTCATGGGTACAGATGGTGTCCTCCGAACTCTGACCATTGACTACGACGTGATAGACGCCATCGGTCTTCCACCTCGATTGATTAAAGCTTTTCTCGATCGGGACGTATTTAATCAGAATATAGAAGATATGTTTCGCGGAGCGGATGGAACGAAAGTGACCCAGGAGCAGTGGTGGAGGCCAGATCCATCGTTATTGCCACCACCGCTGACGGCGGAGCAGAAAGCATGGATTAAGAAGACCAAtgaggagaacaaggaaatcattCAGGAGAATATCAGAAAAATGGAAAGCGGTGAGCTGAAGCCATGTGGGGTTGTTATTCG ACGCACCTGCTTCAACTGCATGCTGACAACGGCGTTGAGCGGTGTCCTTCACATGAACCGTTTTCGATtttga
- a CDS encoding GNAT family N-acetyltransferase (predicted protein), which translates to MGPTEPDILELPFTDAARGLRYRLSTSDDQASMRTIDSSFVTDRVFQLQSRISNLELGDIGFGLDIKAVQLDTPLHKSFPDDEDSDGDDESPDCFTVVVEDINALSTMDSPTIDPNTTGNNNKIVAFISAKFSSWNARLIITDIEISPLYRRQGIGRNLIRFAEALGSARWPVRHVWLEVSNVNYPAIQSYLKMGFKIAGLDVSLYVGTQAEGEFAIFMWKDVSGSAEAVS; encoded by the coding sequence ATGGGGCCTACTGAGCCAGATATCCTCGAACTACCCTTCACAGATGCCGCAAGGGGTCTCAGGTACCGCCTCTCGACCTCGGATGACCAAGCGTCCATGCGCACGATAGACAGTTCCTTCGTGACAGATCGGGTTTTCCAGCTTCAATCCCGCATATCCAACTTAGAACTCGGAGATATAGGCTTCGGGTTGGACATCAAGGCAGTTCAGTTAGACACTCCCTTGCACAAATCCTtcccagatgatgaggacTCGGATGGGGACGACGAGTCACCGGATTGCTTCACAGTGGTAGTCGAGGATATCAATGCGCTATCTACTATGGATTCACCGACAATAGATCCTAATACCACCGggaataataataaaatcGTCGCATTTATATCTGCCAAGTTCTCCAGCTGGAACGCTCGATTGATCATCactgatatcgagatcagCCCATTGTACCGACGCCAAGGAATCGGACGGAATCTAATCCGCTTCGCGGAAGCGCTTGGCTCTGCTAGATGGCCAGTCCGCCATGTCTGGTTGGAAGTATCGAATGTTAACTATCCTGCTATCCAGAGCTATCTGAAGATGGGGTTCAAGATAGCTGGCCTGGACGTCTCGTTGTACGTTGGTACCCAGGCAGAGGGAGAATTTGCGATTTTCATGTGGAAGGACGTATCAGGATCAGCAGAGGCAGTATCATAG
- a CDS encoding ATP-binding cassette transporter YOR1 (multidrug resistance-associated protein/mitoxantrone resistance protein, ABC superfamily), producing MTLDTGQGPAIESIEKDQHEQPQQEKQSSYFQWFKLNPLRSSKTPPVPQERQVSREYGANLASLITFQWVNPIVKLGYKREMEIQDIWTVNPTRSVSILSKKLDEAFAGRLERGGKRPLVWALYDTLKIELCIGILCQILSMCLLVLAPFVVRRLIEFAMDAYTSQHNNLPGPNLGKGMGLVIGLVTMQLVQSISSNQAFYQSLIAGGQLKAVLTPKLFSKAMRLSGHARAGNGTGYSDGRITTLMAVDLSRLEKGCASLHILCATPIALIIALVTLLVNIGYSALAGYAFLVAITCLLTFAVRSIIVRRRAINTITDKRVSLTQEILQNVRFIKFFAWENSFLERLRMTRKLEIDSLRRFLATRHSNTVSFTSMANFASLLSFMTYVLSGHTLSSDRIFASLAVFNAIRLPLSMMNVVVTSTTDAVTSLNRLQEFLLAEEREDSITWDRNMENAFEFKKASFTWESVPDIEAETPGVESIPVSASASPVSSWDDATKPASKSKDNRPFRLMDIDFQAAPGELIAVIGTIGSGKSSLLGALAGEMRLTAGSVRMRTAPAFCPQYAWIQNTTIRNNILFGQEYDDARYDQVIDACALRADLATFADGDQTEIGERGITLSGGQRQRLNIARAIYSNCDIILLDDPLSAVDANVGLHIMKQAICGLLKDRCRILATHQLHILAHCDRIIVMEAGRVVDIGTFDHLVQRNEVLQSLVSVNHQEKEETPSSPSIADAVQVEKACPESKLKNRNAAPLMKDEERARHARRRDIWRAYAVSSGSMANIFIVFALAVLSAGGAILGGLWLSFWASNRFPQLSLGQYLGIYAGITAGQAAILYLFSVCVTAFAANASKVMLEDAMYRLLRAPTSFFDTTPLGRIINRFSKDVQVLDSELGEALRLFLYLFLMVVAIMILVIVYFHYFAIAVGPLLAIVILITIYHRASAQSLKRHEAVLRSVVFARFNEAITGIACIRAYNMEVYFRQNIGRAIDSSNAAYFLIFANQRWLSVRLDLVCNTLLLVTGVLVVTSRFNVSPSISGLILSYMLSISQTLQFSIRQYTELEQHINSAERLHHYGTSLEEEEKTAPLHRVEVSSTWPAQGQITFQNVQMRYREGLPLVLKGLTMSIQSGERIGVVGRTGAGKSSIVSALFRLTELSGGNIRIDGVNIASIALHDLRSRLAIIPQDPTLFRGTIRSNLDPFNEYTDLELWSALRKAHLVDPPPESPPDGDKDARQVVNEQAAGPSQLHLDTRVDEAGLNLSLGQRQLMALARAIVRDSKIIICDEATSSLDYQTDQKVQETIAGMHGKTLFCIAHRLRTIIHYDRICVMDKGCIAELDTPVRLWEQQGIFWEMCNQSGITREELERGPVGL from the exons ATGACCCTCGATACTGGACAAGGACCGGCGATCGAGTCGATTGAGAAAGATCAACACGAACAACCGCAACAGGAAAAACAGTCATCGTACTTCCAGTGGTTTAAGTTGAATCCATTACGATCCAGTAAAACTCCTCCAGTGCCACAGGAAAGGCAGGTGTCTCGAGAATATGGCGCCAATCTTGCAAGTCTTATTACCTTTCAATGGGTTAACCCCATCGTCAAG CTCGGTTACAAGCGGGAGATGGAGATCCAGGATATTTGGACGGTAAATCCAACTCGATCCGTAAGTATCCTATCAAAAAAGCTGGATGAAGCCTTCGCCGGGCGGCTTGAACGTGGAGGAAAGAGGCCATTAGTTTGGGCTTTATATGACACATTAAAAATAGAACTCTGCATTGGGATACTATGCCAGATTCTTAGTATGTGTTTGTTGGTGCTGGCGCCCTTTGTTGTTCGACGCTTAATCGAGTTTGCGATGGACGCCTATACCTCCCAACACAACAATCTACCGGGGCCGAACCTGGGCAAGGGCATGGGCTTGGTTATTGGCCTTGTTACCATGCAATTGGTACAAAGCATATCTAGCAATCAGGCATTCTATCAATCTTTGATCGCTGGCGGCCAGCTCAAGGCAGTCCTCACTCCTAAGTTGTTTTCCAAAGCGATGAGATTATCTGGTCATGCTAGAGCCGGCAATGGGACAGGCTACAGCGATGGACGGATAACCACGTTGATGGCGGTAGATCTGAGCCGTCTTGAGAAAGGCTGTGCTTCGCTCCATATACTTTGTGCCACCCCAATTGCCTTGATCATTGCTCTAGTGACCTTGTTGGTTAATATAGGCTACAGCGCCTTGGCCGGATatgctttccttgttgcTATAACATGCTTGCTCACTTTTGCTGTTCGGTCCATCATCGTTCGCCGCAGGGCGATAAATACTATCACAGACAAGCGGGTCAGCCTGACACAAGAGATATTACAGAATGTGAGGTTTATCAAGTTCTTTGCGTGGGAGAACAGTTTCCTAGAGCGACTTCGAATGACACGAAAACTCGAGATCGACTCACTTCGGCGGTTTCTGGCAACGCGGCACTCTAATACTGTTTCCTTTACTAGCATGGCAAACTTCGCCTCGTTGCTTTCCTTCATGACATACGTGCTGAGCGGTCATACACTGTCATCCGATCGTATCTTCGCCTCCCTTGCGGTTTTCAACGCGATTCGATTGCCGCTCAGCATGATGAATGTTGTCGTGACGTCTACGACCGACGCTGTGACATCCCTTAATCGACTCCAGGAGTTTCTCCTAGcagaggaaagggaagactCTATTACATGGGATAGGAACATGGAAAACGCATTTGAGTTTAAAAAGGCATCATTCACCTGGGAGAGTGTACCGGACATAGAGGCCGAGACACCAGGAGTGGAATCCATTCCCGTATCGGCCTCTGCATCCCCAGTGTCGTCCTGGGATGACGCCACTAAGCCTGCTAGTAAGAGCAAGGATAACAGACCATTCCGCCTCATGGACATTGACTTTCAGGCTGCTCCGGGGGAGCTTATCGCTGTGATAGGGACTATCGGCAGCGGCAAGAGTTCCTTGCTGGGAGCTTTAGCGGGTGAAATGCGCCTAACGGCAGGTTCAGTACGTATGCGTACTGCCCCAGCATTTTGTCCCCAGTACGCCTGGATCCAGAATACTACTATTCGAAACAATATATTATTTGGCCAAGAATACGATGACGCCCGGTATGACCAGGTAATCGACGCTTGTGCTCTCCGAGCGGACCTGGCCACGTTTGCAGATGGAGACCAGACAGAGATAGGAGAACGAGGTATCACACTATCTGGAGGCCAAAGGCAGCGTCTCAATATTGCCCGAGCCATTTACTCTAACTGCGATATTATCCTATTGGACGATCCGCTATCCGCAGTGGATGCAAATGTCGGGCTCCATATTATGAAACAGGCGATATGTGGTCTACTTAAAGATCGGTGTAGGATACTGGCAACACATCAACTACACATCCTTGCTCATTGTGATCGAATTATCGTGATGGAGGCCGGTCGGGTCGTTGATATTGGTACATTCGATCATTTAGTTCAGAGGAATGAAGTACTCCAGAGTCTCGTATCAGTCAACCatcaggagaaggaagaaacacCAAGCTCTCCTAGCATCGCTGATGCGGTCCAAGTAGAGAAAGCCTGCCCTGAATCGAAGCTTAAAAATAGAAATGCTGCGCCATtgatgaaggatgaggagagagCGCGGcatgcaagaagaagagacatcTGGAGGGCATATGCCGTATCCTCCGGTTCCATGGCTAATATTTTCATCGTGTTCGCCCTAGCCGTCCTGTCTGCTGGAGGAGCAATTTTGGGCGGGTTGTGGCTGTCGTTTTGGGCATCTAACAGGTTTCCACAACTGAGTCTTGGCCAATACCTGGGTATATATGCAGGTATAACAGCCGGTCAAGCCGCCATCCTCTATCTGTTTTCGGTGTGCGTGACAGCCTTTGCGGCCAATGCTAGTAAAGTGATGCTCGAAGATGCGATGTACCGTCTTCTGCGGGCACCAACCTCATTCTTTGACACGACACCGCTAGGGCGCATCATCAATCGGTTCTCAAAAGACGTGCAGGTACTGGATAGTGAGTTGGGTGAGGCACTACGGCTGTTTCtatatctcttcctcatgGTTGTTGCTATCATGATACTTGTCATTGTGTACTTCCACTAT TTCGCTATTGCGGTGGGACCATTACTAGCCATTGTCATTCTTATTACAATATACCACCGGGCCTCTGCTCAAAGCCTGAAGCGACATGAAGCTGTTCTCCGCTCAGTCGTGTTTGCGAGATTCAATGAGGCCATCACGGGTATTGCATGTATCAGAGCGTACAATATGGAGGTCTATTTCCGACAAAATATCGGTCGGGCAATCGATTCTTCGAACGCTGCCTACTTTCTCATATTTGCCAACCAGAGGTGGCTTTCGGTTCGTCTAGATCTTGTCTGCAATACATTACTTCTTGTCACTGGGGTACTCGTCGTCACATCTCGTTTCAATGTTTCACCCAGCATATCTGGCCTAATCCTTTCCTATATGCTTAGCATTTCACAGACTCTACAGTTCTCTATTCGTCAGTATACGGAGCTTGAACAGCACATAAACTCTGCCGAACGACTCCATCACTATGGCACCtccctggaggaggaggagaaaacGGCCCCTCTACACCGGGTGGAGGTTTCAAGCACCTGGCCAGCACAAGGTCAAATTACCTTTCAGAATGTACAGATGCGTTACCGTGAGGGGTTGCCTCTGGTGCTCAAGGGCCTCACAATGTCCATCCAAAGTGGGGAGCGCATCGGTGTGGTAGGGAGAACGGGGGCAGGAAAATCAAGTATTGTATCGGCTCTCTTCCGTTTGACTGAGCTCTCAGGCGGCAATATCCGGATCGATGGTGTGAATATAGCCAGTATTGCGTTGCATGATCTACGATCCCGACTGGCTATAATTCCACAGGACCCTACACTCTTTCGGGGTACCATTAGGTCCAACCTAGACCCGTTCAACGAGTATACAGATCTAGAACTCTGGTCGGCACTCCGAAAGGCACATTTAGTGGACCCGCCGCCAGAGTCACCGCCCGATGGTGACAAAGATGCACGCCAGGTAGTCAATGAGCAAGCGGCAGGTCCAAGCCAATTGCATCTTGACACCCGAGTGGATGAAGCAGGGCTGAATCTGTCTCTCGGTCAACGTCAGCTAATGGCTCTAGCCCGAGCTATTGTGCGGGATTCCAAGATTATCATCTGCGATGAAGCAACCTCTTCCCTTGACTACCAGACCGATCAGAAGGTCCAGGAAACTATTGCTGGGATGCATGGTAAAACATTATTCTGCATTGCTCACCGGCTACGGACGATTATTCACTATGACCGTATCTGTGTCATGGATAAAGGATGCATCGCCGAGTTAGACACGCCTGTGCGTCTCTGGGAGCAACAGGGTATCTTCTGGGAAATGTGCAATCAAAGTGGCATAACACGTGAGGAGCTAGAGAGAGGACCGGTTGGCTTGTAG
- a CDS encoding isopenicillin N synthase family dioxygenase (isopenicillin N synthase and related dioxygenases): MAVNFTQIPTIDLAHAQSPVTKASFLSDLRDAIVKVGFFYVKNHGVPNNVERNFVEQSVKFFDLPLEDRLEVEMLHSKHFLGYVREQNEKTAQRTDFRETFNLGMDLAAPGEEEPAYRNMSGPNLWPNETAIPGFRAAMEDYVKHIQTLGDDFKVLVAEALDLEPTAFLRFFDEQPQDRLKLAKYPVPSSIADSEPSGSFQGIGPHKDSSFLTFLLQGTPHRGLEVQNKSGEWIPAPPIPGTLVVNIGRMFEALTGGVVTATTHRVSLEEKNFVDRDGRPLGPRFSFPMFQLLALDLRRDQMTLDMPPHIVKLAKEIKVMSDAEKFFEEMFRDCAGSGLFMARVIKHEDVARKWYPDVLDNVLKAQKAELGH; the protein is encoded by the exons ATGGCCGTGAACTTTACTCAAATCCCGACCATTGACTTGGCCCACGCGCAGTCTCCGGTTACGAAAGCCTCGTTCTTGTCAGACCTCAGAGATGCGATTGTAAAGGTCGGATTCTTCTACGTGAAGAATCATGGCGTGCCAAACAATGTCGAGCGGAACTTCGTAGAGCAATCGGTCAAATTCTTCGATCTGCCCTTGGAGGACCGCCTGGAAGTTGAGATGCTGCATAGCAAGCATTTCCTTGGTTATGTTCGCGAGCAAAACGAGAAAACAGCACAGCGGACTGACTTTCGCGAGACATTCAAT CTTGGGATGGACCTGGCCgctccaggagaagaagagcccGCCTATCGCAATATGAGCGGTCCCAATCTG TGGCCCAACGAGACTGCCATTCCGGGATTCCGGGCAGCAATGGAGGATTATGTGAAGCACATCCAGACGTTGGGTGACGACTTCAAAGTCCTGGTAGCCGAAGCGTTGGACTTAGAGCCAACAGCCTTTCTCCGCTTTTTCGACGAACAACCGCAAGATAGGCTGAAGCTCGCCAAGTACCCTGTTCCATCCTCTATTGCCGACAGTGAGCCATCAGGCTCCTTTCAGGGAATCGGACCGCACAAGGACAGCAGCTTCCTAACCTTCCTTCTACAGGGAACGCCACACCGTGGCCTTGAAGTTCAGAATAAATCAGGGGAATGGATCCCTGCTCCCCCGATTCCTGGAACATTGGTCGTGAACATCGGTCGCATGTTTGAGGCACTGACCGGGGGTGTTGTGACAGCCACCACGCATCGAGTCAGtctggaagagaagaattTCGTGGATCGCGATGGCCGACCTTTGGGTCCTCGGTTCTCGTTTCCCATGTTTCAGCTTCTGGCCCTAGACCTGAGGCGAGACCAGATGACTTTAGATATGCCCCCCCACATAGTAAAGCTggccaaggagatcaaggtCATGTCGGATGCAGAGAAGTTCTTTGAGGAAATGTTCCGGGATTGTGCTGGTAGCGGGCTTTTCATGGCGCGTGTCATCAAGCACGAAGACGTGGCGCGCAAGTGGTATCCAGATGTGTTAGATAATGTCCTGAAGGCGCAAAAGGCGGAGCTTGGTCACTAA